The sequence below is a genomic window from Natrinema sp. DC36.
GCGGCGACCGCGAGCGGTGATCGTGTAGTAGTTCGTTCGGCGGTCGGCTTCGCCCTTTTCGACGAGGCCCTTATCGACGACCGTATCCAGATTTGGATAGAGCCGCCCGTGATGGATTTCCTTCTCGTAGTACTCTTCGAGTTCGTCTTTGATCGCGAGGCCGTGGGGTTCGTCTTGGCCGGCGATCGTGTAGAGAAGGTCGCGCTGGAAGCCTGTTAAATCGTACATATCTGTTCTGTGTTCTATCAGGGTATAAGAGTGTCGAGAACAGGATACGGAGTGCTTACCGACAGTGATATGTGTTGGGGAAAAGGTGTCAGTTCTCGTCGTCTTCTAACTCGCTCGCGTCGAGTTCTTCTGCGAGATACTTTCGGCCCTTGTCCGATATCGCGTACCAGCCACTATCCCCATTCACCTTTTTTACAAGGCCTTTCTCGTGGAGTTGTTTCAGGCGTCGGTTAATCGTCCGATATGAAATTCCGATCCCTTCGCGCTCGAGATTGATATCCAGGCCGCGCGGTGATAGCGCCACGTCACGCTCTTCGAGGTACTCTAGAATAGAGTCATCATTCCCAGTCATCCACGATACACGCGGGCGCATCTACCCGCCAATTCCCAGTTTCGGTCCTTAGTTCCATACGATACAATATCATTAGGCATAGTACAATGCTATTTCGCCTATAGTGTTGTAGCTTTTGGCATCGAATAGTGCCAAGGTTTATTATGAGGCACTTACAATGAGAGGGATGTCAGCAGTAGGGACTCACTGGCCGGGTAACCTGTCCGTAAAACGGAGCGGACGGGCGTGCTCATATCACGCCGTCCAGACGCCAACTGCTGGCGCAACACCATGATAGACGCGCCCCGCCCCCTAAACTATTCCGCCAATAAGACAGTTGCGCGCGACGCAACGTCTGCTTACGTGAGCGGTTCGTGCGCGAGCCCCCACCGACAGGGTGGGAGCGATAATCGCAAGCGGGCGTCGGGTGGAACGGGTGGAAATACCCCCGAATCTGCTTTAGTGGTGTCCAACGTCCACACTAGCATGTCACTCACCGAATCCGAAACACAACAGACCGACACCCCCACCGAGACCACGCACCGAATCGATCTCCGCGAGCTGGGCGACAGCGGGCAACTGACCGTCGACCATTCGCCCGTGCCCGATTGCGAGGTCACGATCCGCGGCGACGTAACGTCGACGGGCGAGGTGCGCGTCACACTTTGCGAGACCACCTGGGTCGTCGACGTGGCGCTACGCAGCGGCGAACTCGAGGGCGTCTACGATGATGCCGGCCCGACGAGCAAGCCGGCGATCGTCCCCGACTGGCTCGAAGCCGTGTGTGAGTGTGTCGGGGTTGAGGAGGTGGCGCTGTAGCGCCTATGTACTCGACAAGTATCGGGTCCCTGCTGTTAGGGCAGCAGGCGCAAGACAAGCCGGCGGCCGTTAGGGCGGTCGCCGGCCGGCCGGAAACGGCCACAGTGTTCCCCTGGAAATTGAATGCAAGGAACGTCTGACGCTGCGACTAGATTTAAGGCGGGCGGATTCGTTCGTTTCGCATATGCACAGCTAAGGAAAATTGACCGCAGGGCGCAGGGCCGAGTCCGCGCCACCCAGAAGTTGGCTACTCTTGGGTTGGGCGTCTTTGGTCTTAAGCTTTCCCCCACGACGAGTGGCGACTC
It includes:
- a CDS encoding PadR family transcriptional regulator, producing the protein MYDLTGFQRDLLYTIAGQDEPHGLAIKDELEEYYEKEIHHGRLYPNLDTVVDKGLVEKGEADRRTNYYTITARGRREIEARRDWENQYVGELLGE
- a CDS encoding winged-helix domain-containing protein produces the protein MTGNDDSILEYLEERDVALSPRGLDINLEREGIGISYRTINRRLKQLHEKGLVKKVNGDSGWYAISDKGRKYLAEELDASELEDDEN